One part of the Thermococcus litoralis DSM 5473 genome encodes these proteins:
- a CDS encoding OPT family oligopeptide transporter codes for MERYVGQSVTKREESYREVTPVAIILGVLWGAFMAASFTYAGMIMGFTSGGSAIAAIVGWGILRGLLKKGTVVENNIVQTIASAVNISVSGVIFTIPALYIMGLHQEINTLYFFLATAAGAILGITFIIPLRKQMIEIDRLRFPTGTAVATILKTPGSGIEKARLLFFGMILSALVYLIQQFPLFGLPHIIPEVVDLGSVLHLPEWINLTIALSLMVFGMGLITGRNGLIVLAGGILSYYIITPVVKALGWIPADVQGSAISGYVYGTMTRPLGIGMLLGGSIAGLILSLPVIAVAMKSLAQASRVKDKNGNSEELPIYYLIGGAILAFALLLITAYKLGGLGLGRSLLTALIGVAWIFIASLLVAMSTGMTDWSPVSGLSLVSVMILLYLTHKNVPLTILMGATVGVAISGAADMMQDLKTGHMVGAIPSRQQKVELLTAWLGPIIALTVVGLIWNAYGIGNDKVPAPQAMALKSMVDAVLGGNVPIDKFIAGGLLGFVLSLSGIPGLGVLVGLSMYLPMLYIIPYGIGCVVNEIAKRKKGYEFIVEKVLPFAAGLMVGEAAMTLLFAVLTVAGVLQP; via the coding sequence ATGGAAAGGTATGTCGGGCAGAGCGTTACAAAGAGGGAAGAAAGCTATAGAGAAGTAACACCAGTTGCCATAATCTTAGGGGTTCTCTGGGGAGCATTTATGGCCGCAAGCTTTACCTACGCCGGAATGATTATGGGTTTTACCTCTGGAGGCTCTGCAATAGCGGCAATTGTTGGTTGGGGCATTCTTAGAGGACTACTCAAGAAGGGTACGGTCGTTGAAAATAATATAGTCCAGACAATTGCTTCAGCAGTAAATATCTCCGTTTCTGGTGTCATATTCACAATACCGGCACTTTACATAATGGGCCTTCACCAGGAGATAAACACCTTGTACTTCTTCCTGGCAACAGCCGCTGGAGCAATTTTGGGTATAACATTCATAATTCCACTCAGGAAGCAAATGATCGAGATAGACAGGCTTAGATTCCCAACAGGTACTGCAGTGGCTACAATACTCAAAACTCCCGGTAGCGGTATAGAGAAGGCAAGATTGCTGTTCTTTGGTATGATTCTCAGTGCCCTAGTTTATCTCATTCAACAGTTCCCTCTATTTGGGCTACCCCACATAATACCCGAGGTCGTTGACCTTGGCTCAGTGCTCCACCTTCCAGAATGGATTAACCTAACTATAGCCCTCTCACTCATGGTATTTGGTATGGGTTTAATCACTGGAAGAAACGGTCTGATAGTTCTTGCTGGTGGTATACTCTCCTACTACATCATAACACCAGTGGTTAAAGCCCTTGGATGGATTCCAGCTGATGTTCAAGGTAGTGCTATAAGCGGTTACGTTTATGGAACTATGACAAGACCCCTTGGTATAGGAATGCTTCTTGGTGGTTCAATAGCAGGACTGATACTCTCACTTCCGGTAATTGCTGTTGCAATGAAGAGCCTTGCACAGGCGAGCAGAGTGAAAGACAAAAATGGAAATAGTGAGGAGCTTCCAATATACTATCTAATTGGTGGAGCAATTTTGGCATTTGCTTTACTCTTAATAACAGCATACAAGCTTGGAGGCCTTGGACTTGGTAGGAGCCTCCTCACAGCTCTCATCGGTGTTGCATGGATTTTTATAGCCTCACTTCTCGTAGCAATGTCCACCGGAATGACTGATTGGAGTCCAGTATCGGGTCTTTCCTTAGTCTCGGTTATGATACTTCTCTATTTGACCCACAAGAACGTGCCGCTCACCATACTAATGGGAGCAACTGTTGGTGTTGCCATTTCAGGTGCTGCAGATATGATGCAAGACCTTAAGACTGGTCATATGGTGGGTGCTATTCCATCAAGACAGCAAAAAGTTGAGCTCTTAACTGCCTGGCTCGGCCCAATAATCGCTCTAACAGTTGTCGGCCTTATATGGAATGCCTATGGAATTGGAAACGACAAAGTTCCAGCACCTCAGGCAATGGCTCTCAAATCAATGGTAGATGCAGTGCTCGGTGGAAATGTTCCAATAGACAAGTTCATAGCGGGAGGATTACTTGGCTTTGTCCTCTCACTCAGTGGAATCCCAGGACTTGGTGTTCTCGTGGGACTTTCAATGTACCTTCCAATGCTTTACATCATTCCCTATGGAATTGGGTGTGTTGTGAACGAGATTGCAAAGAGGAAGAAGGGCTATGAGTTCATAGTTGAAAAAGTGCTCCCATTTGCTGCTGGATTAATGGTTGGAGAAGCCGCTATGACCCTACTCTTCGCAGTGCTCACAGTTGCTGGGGTATTACAACCATGA